A genomic region of Candidatus Dormiibacterota bacterium contains the following coding sequences:
- a CDS encoding ribonuclease HI family protein yields the protein MEATLFADGGARGNPGPAASGAVLVGPQGEILDEVGHYLGRATNNVAEWTALCIGLEAAVHRGIRTLAVRLDSELVVKQLLGEYRVKHADLKPLHRRALALLKNFEHVDVAHVPRAKNKLADRLVNQVLDAKARADEEASMM from the coding sequence GTGGAGGCTACGCTCTTCGCCGACGGCGGCGCACGTGGTAATCCCGGCCCCGCAGCAAGCGGGGCCGTGCTCGTTGGGCCGCAAGGCGAGATCCTCGATGAGGTAGGGCACTACCTCGGCCGCGCGACGAACAACGTCGCCGAGTGGACGGCGCTCTGCATCGGCCTCGAAGCCGCGGTGCACCGCGGCATTCGGACGCTTGCCGTGCGCCTCGATTCCGAGCTCGTGGTCAAGCAGTTGCTCGGCGAGTATCGCGTGAAGCACGCCGATCTGAAACCGCTGCACCGGCGTGCGCTCGCGCTTTTGAAGAACTTCGAGCACGTCGACGTCGCGCACGTTCCGCGCGCGAAGAACAAGCTCGCGGATCGGCTCGTCAATCAAGTGCTCGACGCAAAGGCGCGCGCGGACGAAGAAGCGAGCATGATGTGA